In the Ochrobactrum sp. Marseille-Q0166 genome, one interval contains:
- a CDS encoding ABC transporter permease, whose protein sequence is MSASQYQQDVGQVQSFKLGDFIRRRPESITFFLLVAICTIVSIINPAFLQASTLIDIGRASVVMGLFALGVFIILASGGIDVSFTAIAATTVYSLTLLVQAYMPELPIIFIILMAIAGGIFLGILNGLLVHYLNVPSLIVTIGTQYLFRGFLLAFVGTVWIMSLPPTMGAFGRLPLFQFESATGATITMPFYFLVLPAAAILTWWILNRTLMGRAIFAMGGNSQIASRLGYNLRTIHIFLFGYAGGLAGLAGIIHVCANRQSSPFDFVGTEIAVIAAVVLGGARITGGTGTVFGTLLGVLLITVINSVLVLVGIPSTWQRLVVGCFILLAAAFFVTRQRKK, encoded by the coding sequence ATGAGTGCGTCACAGTATCAACAGGATGTGGGTCAGGTCCAATCCTTCAAGTTGGGTGACTTCATTCGCAGGCGCCCGGAATCGATCACTTTCTTCCTGCTTGTGGCAATCTGTACGATTGTCTCGATCATCAACCCTGCATTCCTGCAAGCCTCGACATTGATCGATATCGGCCGTGCCAGTGTGGTGATGGGCCTGTTTGCGCTTGGCGTCTTCATCATTCTCGCCTCTGGCGGCATCGATGTTTCCTTTACGGCGATTGCGGCCACGACCGTCTATTCGCTGACGCTTCTGGTGCAAGCCTATATGCCGGAACTGCCGATCATCTTCATCATTCTGATGGCGATTGCGGGCGGCATTTTTCTCGGAATTCTCAATGGGCTTCTGGTGCATTACCTCAATGTGCCTTCATTGATCGTCACTATCGGCACGCAATATCTGTTTCGCGGCTTCCTGCTGGCTTTTGTCGGCACGGTCTGGATTATGTCCCTGCCCCCGACAATGGGTGCATTCGGTCGCCTTCCGCTGTTCCAGTTTGAATCCGCAACCGGTGCCACCATCACCATGCCGTTCTATTTTCTGGTTCTGCCTGCGGCTGCAATCCTGACATGGTGGATATTGAACCGCACTTTGATGGGCCGCGCGATCTTTGCGATGGGTGGCAACAGCCAGATCGCAAGCCGCCTCGGTTATAACCTGCGCACCATCCATATCTTCCTGTTCGGCTATGCCGGTGGTCTGGCCGGACTTGCAGGCATCATCCATGTCTGTGCCAATCGCCAGTCGAGCCCTTTCGACTTTGTTGGAACAGAAATTGCGGTTATCGCCGCTGTAGTTCTCGGCGGTGCACGCATCACCGGCGGCACCGGCACCGTCTTCGGCACCCTTCTCGGCGTGCTTCTCATCACCGTCATCAACAGTGTTCTGGTGCTCGTCGGCATCCCAAGTACGTGGCAGCGTCTCGTCGTCGGCTGCTTCATCCTGCTGGCTGCCGCCTTCTTCGTCACCCGTCAACGCAAGAAATAA
- a CDS encoding sugar ABC transporter ATP-binding protein has protein sequence MSTTTTNGTKNDRSPDRFLELRNIHKRFGGVHALRGIDLTIDLGQAYHLLGENGCGKSTVIKIMSGAHAPSEGEIILDGKTYTSLNPIQSLAAGIETVYQDLSLIPNLTVAENVALNEQLVEGNGRLFRSVKLSQLRETAQRALSTVGLPTDKAFLNTIVSELPLAVRQLVAISRAIATHAKLVIMDEPTTSLTRREVDNLIEVVERLRAERVAVLFVTHKLDECYRIGGNAVVFRDGQCVAQGPIENYTKKQLSELMIGREIDAERYRTGKPSDSELLKLDHLSASGFKDIDFRLRKGEILGITGLADSGRNELAMAITGVVPAHSGSIRLEGNVTEVKSSAEAIERGIGYVPEDRLAEGLFLDKSIFQNEIALIFRKLCNSLGIVDQKQGRNIAASLMKEMRLNTTNLDLPVGALSGGNQQRVLIGRWLSIAPKLLVLHGPTVGVDVGSKDTIYRAIQALAEAGMGLIIVSDDLPELLQNADRILVMNSGSIVAELDAAEATEDQLYQAMMSSQKEVA, from the coding sequence GTGTCAACTACAACGACGAATGGGACGAAAAACGACCGGTCGCCGGATCGTTTTCTCGAACTGCGCAACATTCATAAGCGCTTTGGCGGCGTTCATGCGCTGCGCGGCATCGACCTGACAATCGATCTTGGTCAGGCCTATCACCTGTTGGGTGAAAATGGCTGCGGCAAGAGCACCGTCATCAAGATCATGTCCGGCGCACACGCACCCAGCGAAGGCGAGATCATTCTCGATGGCAAAACATACACGTCGCTGAATCCGATCCAGTCGCTGGCAGCCGGTATCGAGACCGTCTATCAGGATCTGTCACTTATTCCCAATTTGACCGTCGCTGAAAACGTAGCGCTGAATGAGCAGCTCGTGGAAGGCAATGGTCGACTGTTCCGCAGCGTCAAGCTTTCGCAGCTTCGCGAGACTGCACAACGGGCATTGAGCACGGTTGGTCTGCCAACAGACAAAGCTTTTCTCAACACAATCGTTTCCGAGTTGCCGCTTGCCGTGCGTCAGCTGGTTGCCATTTCGCGCGCCATTGCAACACACGCCAAGCTTGTCATCATGGATGAGCCGACTACATCGCTGACCCGTCGCGAAGTGGACAATCTGATTGAAGTCGTTGAACGCTTGCGCGCTGAACGCGTTGCCGTCCTTTTTGTGACCCACAAGCTCGATGAGTGCTATCGCATCGGCGGCAATGCGGTTGTCTTCCGCGATGGCCAATGCGTGGCGCAAGGCCCGATCGAAAACTACACCAAGAAGCAGCTTTCCGAGCTGATGATCGGCAGGGAAATCGATGCCGAACGTTATCGCACGGGAAAGCCTAGTGATTCCGAACTGCTAAAACTCGACCACCTTTCCGCCTCGGGCTTCAAGGACATCGACTTTCGCTTACGCAAAGGCGAAATCCTCGGCATCACCGGCCTTGCAGATTCCGGCCGCAACGAGCTTGCGATGGCGATCACTGGCGTTGTGCCTGCGCATTCCGGTTCAATCCGCCTCGAAGGAAATGTAACCGAGGTCAAAAGCTCTGCGGAAGCTATCGAGCGCGGCATAGGCTATGTGCCGGAAGACCGGCTTGCAGAAGGCCTCTTCCTCGACAAGTCGATCTTCCAAAACGAGATCGCGCTGATCTTTAGAAAGCTCTGCAACAGCCTTGGCATCGTGGACCAGAAACAGGGCCGCAACATCGCCGCCTCGCTGATGAAAGAGATGCGACTGAACACCACCAATCTGGATCTGCCTGTTGGCGCGCTTTCGGGCGGCAATCAGCAGCGTGTTCTGATTGGTCGGTGGCTTAGCATCGCACCCAAGCTTTTAGTGCTGCACGGTCCGACCGTCGGCGTCGATGTGGGATCAAAAGACACAATTTACCGCGCAATTCAGGCGCTGGCCGAAGCTGGCATGGGCCTCATTATCGTCAGCGATGATCTGCCGGAGCTTCTGCAGAACGCCGATCGCATTCTCGTCATGAACTCGGGCAGCATTGTCGCGGAGCTCGATGCTGCAGAGGCCACCGAAGATCAGCTCTATCAAGCCATGATGTCGTCGCAGAAGGAAGTTGCCTAA
- a CDS encoding substrate-binding domain-containing protein — MKSVTKKLLAGTVIGAAIAAGSASALVAQEKPVIATVVKISGIPWFDRMNTGVEAYQKANPDVVATQSGPATADAAQQLQIVQDLVAKGVNALAVVPMDPAVLEGTFKRAMERGIVVVTHEADNQVNTMADVEAFDNADYGTALNERLAECMGKSGKWTTFVGSLGSRTHMQWVGAAEENAKKYPDMQLVDPNNESFDDANGTYEKAKEILRKHPDLKGFQTSAGNDVLGVGRAIDEAGLSGKVCLVGTGLPNPSADLLESGAITAIGFWDPQKAGMAMNALAKLLLEKKEVKDGTDLGVEGYNSVSVKKGAGDGLLVIGNGMVIADKASYKEHLF; from the coding sequence ATGAAATCAGTAACGAAAAAACTGCTCGCTGGAACTGTCATCGGTGCAGCAATTGCAGCAGGCAGCGCAAGCGCGCTCGTCGCTCAGGAAAAGCCGGTTATCGCAACGGTCGTCAAGATCAGCGGTATTCCTTGGTTCGACCGCATGAACACCGGCGTTGAAGCCTATCAGAAGGCAAATCCAGATGTGGTTGCAACGCAGAGCGGTCCAGCAACAGCTGACGCCGCGCAGCAGCTCCAGATCGTTCAGGATCTCGTCGCCAAGGGCGTCAATGCACTTGCGGTTGTTCCGATGGACCCGGCTGTTCTTGAAGGCACGTTCAAGCGCGCCATGGAACGCGGCATCGTTGTTGTGACCCACGAAGCCGACAACCAGGTCAACACCATGGCCGACGTTGAAGCTTTCGATAACGCCGATTACGGCACCGCACTCAACGAGCGTCTGGCAGAATGCATGGGCAAGAGCGGCAAGTGGACGACTTTCGTTGGTTCGCTCGGCAGCCGCACACACATGCAGTGGGTTGGCGCAGCGGAAGAAAATGCCAAGAAATATCCTGACATGCAGCTCGTCGATCCGAACAATGAATCCTTCGACGACGCCAACGGCACCTATGAAAAGGCCAAGGAAATCCTGCGCAAGCATCCTGACCTGAAGGGCTTCCAGACATCTGCCGGTAACGACGTTCTCGGCGTTGGTCGCGCAATCGATGAAGCTGGCCTGAGCGGCAAGGTCTGCCTGGTTGGCACGGGCTTGCCAAACCCATCGGCTGATCTGCTTGAATCCGGTGCGATCACGGCAATCGGCTTCTGGGATCCACAAAAGGCTGGCATGGCGATGAATGCCCTTGCCAAGCTTCTGCTCGAAAAGAAGGAAGTCAAGGACGGCACCGATCTCGGCGTTGAAGGCTACAACAGCGTGAGCGTCAAGAAGGGTGCAGGTGACGGCCTTCTTGTCATCGGCAATGGTATGGTTATCGCTGACAAGGCTAGCTATAAGGAACACCTGTTCTAA
- a CDS encoding ABC transporter permease: MQKTSNQLAMLVVINLGLLVLGAYISGGSFLSLFNLQSMAGQVPEIGLLAIGVMLAMCAGNGGIDLSGIALANLAGVLSAVIVSMFISSAENQLGFSLAFIGLALAIGLAGGIVNGVLIARFNITPILCTLGTQMAFTGLAVVVSGGRAVMVGSPDLLSRIGNDMFLAVPISFLIFIAVALLIAAVVRFTPYGYWLMLMGTNPKAAVFAGFPRNGVLVATYATSGFLPGIAGIIIAARNVNVKFDYGSSYLLVAILIAVMAGVKPEGGYGRVICVVMSAIALQLMSSLLNFGGLSNFVRDFAWGLLLLAFLAVGKYDIASFFTLGNRQKGNIGAQPSGTRT; encoded by the coding sequence ATGCAGAAGACAAGCAATCAGCTTGCTATGCTTGTTGTCATTAATCTCGGATTGCTCGTGCTTGGCGCGTATATTTCGGGAGGATCTTTCCTATCCCTGTTCAATCTGCAGTCGATGGCAGGCCAGGTGCCGGAAATCGGACTTCTGGCAATTGGCGTGATGCTGGCAATGTGCGCTGGCAATGGCGGGATCGACCTTTCGGGTATTGCTCTGGCCAATCTGGCAGGCGTGCTTTCCGCAGTTATCGTTTCGATGTTCATTTCAAGCGCCGAAAACCAGCTCGGCTTTAGTCTGGCTTTCATCGGGTTGGCGCTTGCGATCGGTCTTGCGGGCGGCATCGTCAATGGTGTGCTGATTGCGCGTTTCAATATCACACCGATCCTCTGCACGCTCGGCACACAGATGGCATTTACAGGACTTGCAGTTGTCGTGTCTGGTGGTCGTGCCGTCATGGTTGGCAGCCCGGACCTTCTGTCACGCATCGGCAACGATATGTTCCTCGCCGTGCCAATCAGCTTCCTGATCTTCATTGCAGTCGCATTGCTGATTGCCGCCGTCGTGCGCTTTACGCCTTACGGATACTGGCTGATGCTGATGGGAACCAATCCTAAAGCTGCTGTTTTTGCCGGCTTTCCGCGCAACGGCGTACTGGTTGCCACTTACGCAACCAGCGGATTTCTGCCTGGCATCGCTGGCATCATCATCGCAGCACGAAATGTGAATGTGAAGTTCGACTATGGCAGTTCCTACCTTCTGGTCGCCATTCTGATCGCCGTCATGGCGGGGGTTAAGCCGGAAGGCGGTTATGGCCGCGTGATCTGTGTCGTGATGAGCGCCATTGCATTGCAGCTTATGTCGAGCCTGCTCAACTTTGGTGGCCTATCCAATTTTGTCCGCGATTTTGCATGGGGCTTGCTGCTGCTCGCCTTCCTCGCTGTCGGAAAATACGACATTGCGAGCTTCTTCACCCTTGGCAATCGCCAAAAGGGAAACATCGGTGCTCAACCCTCAGGCACCCGAACATAG
- a CDS encoding LacI family DNA-binding transcriptional regulator — protein MKKKKSFTIRDIAENAGVSPATVSLVLNGKGEISGETRARVLESVSRLNYVPRTSKTGTSTGETIRFLKIAKHGETVNRDHSVFVSDYIDGMSSEATRRNYTLEVVSFEGQPISAVAESLAGASIRGVIALGTELSPADIHMIQGLGLPTVFIDTFYEVVEANFVDMNNEDAVFKVLSRFKQLGLSRIGFVASHTETTNFRLRRDAFFKNMQRLELSVQERDILSVESTFEGAHRDTCAMLHSGLDLAEGYFCTNDIIAYGFIRALKAKGIRIPDDVSVIGFDNLPQSATMEPGLTTIEVSKRKIGNLAVTILDDLINTSETQPPVKILVGADLVLRGSETVSVRQKAKSHEFG, from the coding sequence ATGAAGAAAAAAAAGTCTTTTACGATCAGGGATATTGCTGAAAATGCGGGTGTCTCACCTGCCACGGTCTCGCTTGTGTTGAATGGCAAGGGTGAGATTTCAGGTGAGACGCGGGCACGTGTTCTTGAGTCGGTTTCCAGGCTGAATTATGTCCCACGCACTTCTAAAACCGGCACAAGCACGGGCGAAACGATACGCTTTCTCAAGATTGCCAAACATGGCGAGACGGTAAATCGCGATCACAGTGTTTTTGTCTCTGATTATATTGATGGCATGTCGTCTGAAGCGACACGCCGCAACTACACGCTGGAGGTCGTCAGCTTTGAAGGGCAGCCGATCAGTGCTGTTGCTGAATCGCTGGCCGGTGCTTCAATCCGAGGGGTGATAGCCCTGGGAACCGAGTTGTCTCCAGCCGACATTCACATGATTCAGGGACTCGGTTTACCCACTGTTTTCATTGATACATTCTACGAAGTCGTTGAAGCGAATTTTGTGGACATGAACAATGAAGATGCGGTCTTCAAAGTGCTGTCACGCTTCAAACAACTCGGACTTTCGCGGATCGGCTTTGTCGCCAGTCACACAGAAACAACAAATTTCCGGCTTCGACGTGATGCTTTTTTCAAGAATATGCAGCGGTTGGAGCTGAGCGTTCAGGAGCGTGACATTCTGTCGGTCGAGTCGACTTTTGAGGGTGCCCACCGAGATACATGTGCGATGCTGCATTCCGGACTTGATCTCGCGGAGGGCTATTTCTGCACCAATGATATTATTGCTTATGGGTTTATCCGTGCTTTGAAGGCAAAGGGTATACGTATCCCTGACGACGTATCTGTCATTGGTTTTGATAATCTTCCTCAAAGTGCCACGATGGAGCCGGGCCTTACGACGATCGAGGTGTCCAAGCGCAAGATTGGCAATCTGGCTGTGACCATCCTTGATGATCTGATTAATACATCTGAGACGCAGCCACCCGTTAAAATTCTTGTGGGTGCTGATCTTGTCTTGCGCGGCAGTGAGACGGTTTCCGTGAGACAGAAGGCGAAAAGCCATGAGTTTGGTTGA